In a genomic window of Sus scrofa isolate TJ Tabasco breed Duroc chromosome 4, Sscrofa11.1, whole genome shotgun sequence:
- the LRRC24 gene encoding leucine-rich repeat-containing protein 24: protein MDSGAPALLLLSLLCLPRCAVGCPAACRCYSATVECGALRLRVIPPGIPPGTQTLFLQDNSIARLEPGVLAPLASLRRLYLHNNSLRALEPGAFRAQSRLLELALTGNRLRGLRVGAFSGLAQLRVLYLAGNQLVQLLDFTFLHLQRLQELHLQENSIELLEDQALAGLSSLALLDLSRNQLGTISREALQPLASLQVLRLTENPWRCDCALHWLGAWIKEGGQRLLSFRDKKITCAEPPRLALQNLLDVSGSSLICIPPSVHVEPLEVTANLGEDLRVACQASGYPQPLVTWRKVAQPRGGPLRAQAQPEGGVPGPGGLGASDTGSGMLFLTNITLAHAGKYECEASNAGGAARVPFQLLVNLSRQQQLAPAPPPVAGPVSHEPLPEAGSMAFRALGLATQTAIAAAIALLALTALLLATMICRRRRRRKKAPGPPGEGALFVNDYSDGPCTFAQLEEFRDERGHEMFVIDRSKPLFAEGPAEAGEGTAAGPAQGLPLQPPAAYEIHC, encoded by the exons ATGGACTCAGGAGCGCCCGCACTGCTGCTGCTGTCGCTACTCTGTCTCCCGCGCTGCGCTGTCGGCTGCCCCGCCGCCTGCCGCTGCTACAGCGCCACGGTGGAGTGCGGCGCCCTGCGGCTGCGCGTGATCCCGCCTGGAATACCGCCTGGGACACAG ACCCTGTTCCTGCAGGACAACAGCATTGCGCGCCTGGAGCCAGGCGTCTTAGCGCCCCTCGCCTCCCTGCGCCGTCTCTACTTGCACAACAACAGCCTGCGCGCCCTGGAGCCGGGCGCCTTCCGAGCGCAGTCGCGCCTGCTGGAGCTGGCGCTCACAGGCAACCGGCTGCGGGGCTTGCGCGTCGGCGCCTTCTCCGGCCTGGCCCAGCTGCGTGTACTCTACCTGGCCGGTAACCAGCTGGTCCAGCTGCTGGACTTCACCTTTCTACACCTGCAG CGACTgcaggagctgcacctgcaggaaaACAGCATTGAGTTGCTGGAGGACCAGGCCCTGGCTGGGCTCTCCTCGCTGGCACTGCTGGACCTCAGCAGGAACCAGCTGGGCACCATCAGCCGGGAggccctgcagcccctggccaGCCTGCAGGTCCTGCGCCTTACAG AGAACCCATGGCGCTGTGACTGTGCCCTGCACTGGCTAGGAGCCTGGATCAAAGAAGGGGGGCAGCGGCTGCTCAGCTTCAGGGACAAGAAGATCACATGTGCAGAGCCCCCCCGCCTGGCACTTCAGAATCTCCTGGACGTGTCTGGCAGCAGCCTCATCTGCATCCCACCCTCTGTGCATGTGGAGCCGCTGGAGGTGACAGCCAACCTGGGTGAGGACCTGCGGGTTGCCTGCCAGGCTTCCGgctacccccagcccctggtgaccTGGAGAAAGGTGGCCCAGCCTCGTGGGGGGCCGCTGCGGGCCCAGGCCCAACCAGAAGGTGGGGTGCCGGGCCCAGGTGGGCTCGGGGCCTCCGACACCGGCAGCGGCATGCTCTTCCTCACCAACATCACCCTCGCCCATGCCGGCAAGTACGAGTGCGAGGCCTCCAACGCCGGCGGCGCCGCCCGCGTGCCCTTCCAGCTCCTGGTCAACTTGTCCCGCCAGCAGCAGCTGGCGCCCGCGCCGCCCCCGGTTGCCGGCCCCGTCAGCCACGAGCCCCTGCCCGAGGCGGGCAGCATGGCCTTCCGCGCCCTGGGCCTGGCCACGCAGACCGCCATCGCGGCGGCCATCGCGCTGCTGGCGCTCACGGCGCTGCTGCTGGCGACCATGATCTGCCGCAGGCGGCGCCGGCGCAAAAAGGCGCCGGGCCCTCCGGGGGAGGGCGCGCTCTTCGTCAACGACTACTCGGACGGGCCCTGCACCTTCGCGCAGCTCGAGGAGTTCCGCGACGAGCGGGGCCACGAGATGTTCGTCATCGACCGCTCTAAGCCGCTCTTCGCCGAAGGCCCGGCGGAGGCGGGCGAAGGGACGGCAGCCGGGCCCGCGCAGGGGCTCCCGCTGCAGCCTCCAGCCGCCTACGAGATCCACTGCTGA
- the LRRC14 gene encoding leucine-rich repeat-containing protein 14: MHTLVFLSTRQVLQCQSAACQALPLLPRELFPLLFKVAFMDKKTIVLRELVHTWPFPLLSFQQLLQECAHCSRALLQERPSTESMQAVILGLTARLHTPETEAGTQPLCRKHALRVLDMTGLLDDGVEQDPGTMSMWDCTAAVARTCIAQQQGRTAEPGLAPVPVEVRVDLRVNRASYAFLREALRSSVGSPLRLCCRDLRAEDLPMRNTVALLQLLDAGCLRRVDLRFNNLGLRGLSVIIPHVARFQHLASLRLHYVHGDSRQPSVDGEDNFRYFLAQMGRFTCLRELSMGSSLLSGRLDQLLSTLQSPLESLELAFCALLPEDLRFLARSPHAVHLKKLDLSGNDLSGSQLEPFQGLLQAAAATLLHLELTECQLADTQLLATLPVLTRCTNLRYLGLYGNPLSMAGLKELLRDSVAQAELRTVVHPFPVDCYEGLPWPPPASVLLEASINEEKFARVEAELHQLLLASGRAHVLWTTDIYGRLAADYFSL; this comes from the exons ATGCACACCCTTGTGTTCCTGAGCACACGGCAGGTGCTCCAGTGCCAGTCAGCTGcctgccaggccctgcccctgcTGCCGAGAGAGCTCTTTCCCTTGCTGTTCAAAGTGGCCTTCATGGACAAGAAGACCATCGTGCTGCGCGAGCTGGTGCACACGTGGCCCTTCCCGCTGCTCAGCttccagcagctgctgcaggagTGTGCCCACTGCAGCCGGGCCTTGCTGCAGGAGCGACCTAGCACAGAGAGCATGCAGGCCGTGATCCTGGGGCTGACTGCCCGGCTCCACACCCCGGAGACGGAGGCTGGCACACAGCCCCTCTGCAG GAAGCACGCACTGCGTGTGCTGGACATGACGGGCCTCCTGGACGACGGCGTGGAGCAGGACCCTGGCACAATGAGCATGTGGGACTGCACGGCAGCTGTGGCCCGCACGTGCATCGCACAGCAGCAGGGCAGGACTGCAGAGCCTGGGCTGGCCCCGGTTCCCGTGGAGGTGCGTGTGGACCTGCGGGTGAACCGGGCCTCTTATGCGTTCCTGCGGGAGGCTCTCCGCAGCAGCGTAGGCAGCCCACTGCGACTCTGCTGCCGGGACCTGCGGGCTGAGGACCTGCCCATGCGCAATACTGTGGCCCTGCTGCAGCTTCTGGATGCGGGCTGCCTGCGCCGTGTAGACCTGCGCTTCAACAACTTGGGCCTGCGCGGCCTTTCCGTCATCATCCCACACGTGGCCCGCTTCCAGCACCTGGCTAGCTTGCGGCTGCACTATGTGCACGGGGACTCGAGGCAGCCGTCTGTGGACGGCGAGGACAACTTCCGCTACTTTCTGGCCCAGATGGGTCGCTTCACCTGTCTCCGGGAACTCAGCATGGGCTCCTCTCTCCTCTCGGGGCGGCTGGACCAGTTGCTCAG CACTTTGCAGAGCCCTCTGGAGAGCCTGGAGCTGGCCTTCTGTGCCCTGCTGCCTGAAGACCTGCGTTTCCTGGCACGAAGCCCACATGCTGTCCACCTCAAGAAGTTGGACCTGAGTGGCAACGATTTATCCGGCAGCCAGCTGGAACCCTTTCAGGGTCTGCTACAGGCAGCAGCAGCCACGCTACTGCACCTTGAACTAACCGAGTGCCAGCTTGCTGATacccagctgctggccacactCCCTGTGCTGACTCGTTGCACCAACCTCCGCTACCTCGGCCTTTATGGCAACCCGCTGTCCATGGCAGGCCTCAAGGAGCTCCTGCGGGACTCGGTGGCGCAGGCTGAGCTGCGCACAGTGGTGCACCCTTTCCCTGTGGACTGCTACGAAGGCCTGCCCTGGCCGCCACCTGCTTCTGTCCTGCTGGAAGCCTCCATCAACGAGGAGAAGTTTGCCCGCGTGGAGGCCGAGTTGCATCAGCTGCTGCTGGCCTCAGGCCGTGCCCATGTGCTGTGGACTACAGACATCTATGGGCGCCTGGCTGCAGACTACTTTAGCCTGTGA